Part of the Paenibacillus sp. YPG26 genome, TTGGCGATGGACAGCAGCTGCGGATCCTCACTACGGACCGAATATTCAAGAATCAGCTCGGATCCCATAGGTCCATACACGAGGCCATCCTGCATGATCAGGAAGCAGTTCCCGCCTCCGCTCAGCTTTGCCTTAAGCAGCGCTTCCCTGGCTTTGCCTTCCGCTTCATTCGCAGTTCGGCCGATTCCAATTCCGATGCTTGCTTTCCACTGAAGCTTCTCCATTATTTCGAGCAGGAGCGGCGCTTCCTGGAACCTTTTGGTCGTCTGTTCGATGATCCCCCGGGTTGTGATGAAGGAGACCTCGTCCCCGTCCGTCCATTTTATCAGAGCCTGCGTCTCCTCCCCGTAATCCAGCAGAATCTGCTGAAGCACAAGTTTTTTGCGCTGAAGCTCATATTCGGAGGCAACTTCTTTGGATACCTTCATAAAATTATCAATGTTCATAATCCCGACAGCAATCTGGGTACTGCTGAACTTGAGACTCTTCGCCTCAAGCAGCGCCCGGTTCAGGGTGTCCCTGATCGAGGAAAGGGTTGGAACCACCCTGTAGACAGGAACACCCAGCTGCCTGAGACGCTCATAGACCGACGTAACCGAGGTCACCGTAACCTTGACCTTGCCTTCTCTCCACAGCTGATGATGGAAAGAAACCAGCTCTTCGGTCTCGATGCCTACCTTATAGGACTTCACGTAGAGCTCATAGTCGGTGATGCCGATCTCGGTCAGCCGCTCTTCAATCTCCTCCCGGTCGAGGACATCCACACTGATCTTAAGCCCGCTCTCATTCAAGTGAAGGACTTCGTCCCGAATGAAATCGAACAGCACTTTATACAGCGCAGTTCCGGAGTAAGTGACGTGCACCATGGGTTTATCCTTAATTAGCCCGAGGGCGATCTGATACGGGATAGGACCGGTGAACAGAAGAATATCCGCCAGCGTTCCCACCTCTGCCGCGAGCTGAAGAGTATCTTTTTCATGCTGATACGCTGCTGGGAGCATCGTTAGTCCCTCATACTTTGACCCAAGCTCCATAACCGTCTGAACTAAATCCTGAGGACCAATTACGGCTACTTTTAAATTCAGGGTCATGCTGATCACCTCCATGTCTATTTACGAAAGAACATGGTGCAGGTAAGTCCGAATCTCTGCGAGAGAACGACTGGCCAGGCTGAGGCTTGAATCACCAAAATACTCAAATGAAATATAACCGGCATAACGGGCTTCGAGAAGCTCAAGGATCAGACCTTGATGATCACAATCCCCTTGAAGGACCGGAACAGGCTTACTGAGATTCCAGTTACGGTGATCCCAGATATAGTTCTTGAAATGCACGTGGGATATCCATGGGCTGAGCTCACCCAGGACAGGCACAGGATCCTGACGGTCTACAAAAAGATTGAACGGATCATAGATCAGCTCCAGCTTACCTGGCCCAGCCTCCTGAATAATTGCTTTGATCCGGTCCAGGCGGTCCGCATACGTGTTGTTGTGAATTTCAACCGCTAACCGGATTCCGGCGAAGGCGCAGCGGTCTGAAGCTTCCCGAAGCCCTTGCATCGTCCGGTTCCACTCCTCCACGCCCGCATGGGCCGAGGGCACATGCCCGGCGAAGGTTCGGATCCGCGGGCTCCCCACACCCTGTGCGAGTTCGGCCGCCCGCTCAAGCTGAACGAGATCTGCGCCGATATCTTCCGCACTTTTGGACAAATACGTATAAGATGCTATGGCTGGAACCTCGAGCCCACGAGCCGCAAGAAGCTCACGGGCCTCCTCCAGGCTCCCCCCCTGTCCAACAAAATCCTCAAGATGCTGTGACCACAGCTCTACTCCATCCTGAGAGAGATTCTTCGCGGCATCAAGCACTTCTACCAAAGGCATTGATTTCAGGCCAGTTGAACAAATGCTGTACTTCCACCGGGGCGATTCAGGATTACTCAAGGAACTGCTCACCTCCTTGCGCGTCCGAGGCATATATAGCTTCGATCGCGGCAATGACGGATCGGGCGTAAGCTCCGGAGCTCTCCGGTTCCTGTCCGGTTCTGATTCCCTCAAGTAAATCCCTGAATTGGAGAACGAAGGGGTCTTCCTCCTCCTGTTCCCCTGGATTATAGGGCTCATACTGTCCATGCCTGGAGATCCACAGCCCCTTGCCGGAGATAAGTCTGGCCATCCCCTGCGTGAAGATCAGATCTGTAGTGTCGCCAGACACTCCTTCGTACCCGGACTGAACAATGGTGGCAGGCAAGCCGTTCGAGGTCCGCAGGAAGACCATTCCGCTGCCTTCCACATCTCCTCGGGGTCCGGAATAACTAAGTGCGGCGTGGACACGGGCAACCCGGCTCCCGGTGATAAACTGGATTTTATCGATGGAGTGGGCACCCAGATTCATCATAATACCTCCCCCAGATTTCGCTTTCTCAAAAAACCACGCCGGACGATCCTCCTTATAGTAATGAAGATGACGCGTGTCCTGGATCGCGATAAGTTCTCCAAGCTCCCGCCCCGCAACCAGCTTCTTCGCCTGAATATTGGCCGGCAGATAGTGCTGGGTATGACCTACAAGAAGGGTAACCCCCGCACGGCTTGCCGCTTCAATTATGTCATCGCATTCCCTTACATTCAGAGCCATCGGCTTCTCCAGAAGCAGGTGACAGCCCTCGCCGCAGCACCAGATCGCACATTCCTTATGGAGGAAATGAGGAACCGCGATAACCACGATATCGGGCTTCTCCTGCCGGACCATCTCACGATAATCCGCGTACGCGTTGATTCCATACTCTTCAGCTAACGCGGTTCTTTTGGACAGATTCGGATCAGCCACGGCAACGGCATCTATCTCCGGCATCAAGTTGATCGCGTCCAGATGGTTCCGAGAGATAATGCCTCCTCCGATTACAGCTGCCTTGAAGCTCATGCCAGGTTCCTCCCTTTTGCTTACTTGACTCCGGCAGAATTGCTGCCTTGGACGAAATATTTCTCAGCGAACAGGAATACAAGCAGAATCGGGATGAGACTCAGCAGCGCGGCAGCAACTACGTACTGCTCGCTCCCGTTATATTGACCACCGAGAGACAGAATTCCGATCGGGAGCGTATAATTCTCTTTGGAAGTCAGGAAGATGGCCGGCGACAGGATCTCATTCCATTTCGTCATGAAGGTGAATACCGCAAGTGTCGCGAAGGTCGGCTTGCACATGGGAATGAAGATTCTCCAGTAGATCTGGAATGGATTGCAGCCGTCCAGCTTGGCGGATTCCTCATAATCCTTGGGGATGGCGAGGAACGCCTGGCGCATCAGGAAGATGCCGAACGGCTGTGCC contains:
- a CDS encoding transcriptional regulator, with the translated sequence MTLNLKVAVIGPQDLVQTVMELGSKYEGLTMLPAAYQHEKDTLQLAAEVGTLADILLFTGPIPYQIALGLIKDKPMVHVTYSGTALYKVLFDFIRDEVLHLNESGLKISVDVLDREEIEERLTEIGITDYELYVKSYKVGIETEELVSFHHQLWREGKVKVTVTSVTSVYERLRQLGVPVYRVVPTLSSIRDTLNRALLEAKSLKFSSTQIAVGIMNIDNFMKVSKEVASEYELQRKKLVLQQILLDYGEETQALIKWTDGDEVSFITTRGIIEQTTKRFQEAPLLLEIMEKLQWKASIGIGIGRTANEAEGKAREALLKAKLSGGGNCFLIMQDGLVYGPMGSELILEYSVRSEDPQLLSIAKKVGLSVGTINKLQSFCNRLGTTTFTASQLAEGFGITLRSARRIMAVLEKFEIARIVGEEQPAGRGRPRQIYHITLEGAGHD
- a CDS encoding sugar phosphate isomerase/epimerase family protein, with the translated sequence MSNPESPRWKYSICSTGLKSMPLVEVLDAAKNLSQDGVELWSQHLEDFVGQGGSLEEARELLAARGLEVPAIASYTYLSKSAEDIGADLVQLERAAELAQGVGSPRIRTFAGHVPSAHAGVEEWNRTMQGLREASDRCAFAGIRLAVEIHNNTYADRLDRIKAIIQEAGPGKLELIYDPFNLFVDRQDPVPVLGELSPWISHVHFKNYIWDHRNWNLSKPVPVLQGDCDHQGLILELLEARYAGYISFEYFGDSSLSLASRSLAEIRTYLHHVLS
- a CDS encoding Gfo/Idh/MocA family oxidoreductase, which translates into the protein MSFKAAVIGGGIISRNHLDAINLMPEIDAVAVADPNLSKRTALAEEYGINAYADYREMVRQEKPDIVVIAVPHFLHKECAIWCCGEGCHLLLEKPMALNVRECDDIIEAASRAGVTLLVGHTQHYLPANIQAKKLVAGRELGELIAIQDTRHLHYYKEDRPAWFFEKAKSGGGIMMNLGAHSIDKIQFITGSRVARVHAALSYSGPRGDVEGSGMVFLRTSNGLPATIVQSGYEGVSGDTTDLIFTQGMARLISGKGLWISRHGQYEPYNPGEQEEEDPFVLQFRDLLEGIRTGQEPESSGAYARSVIAAIEAIYASDAQGGEQFLE